The following are encoded together in the Deinococcus roseus genome:
- a CDS encoding FtsK/SpoIIIE family DNA translocase — MTKRIKSASKSKKVPVNPGNHEVYGLVLFAVALFCMLCIYAPSQYTGGLGTSVRDYLKDNLGWAAYAIPLYPIVYGVLLFMEKSPKSISRPVIASVILLISGLLASNIIDPLSGGQWLGYLTEPIRKSISWGGLLLPLIGLTLGAEVLLLLPPFSLLIVFFRLVTTQVMGLAQTTELNSQQRKLYSKLRAQEQELEALMGLYPTSQELKVWLGTLRKAKVNIPDFTPEEKLQLEEELSNTHDLLQDFSTKKAHDITEKLQEEEYPLPELPHELERPLRLELQSAQLMEGHRTQLNREYAELLNTIRKMNRERDQNVKTLSGQVKSHHLRQVLSQQESRLLSWKQTSKAVAAWQLQVDIFLPWMDFLVEVAAHAQGLVLDSELAKKLTQNFKKTLREIGWWQKSLENLQGSPAVPAARNEVAENVEFDLDFSSLDFTFEDPTPVPADPMPAPVPTQNRSASALPDPDPAPWLDPEETKDTEASNPLEPEQTRASLRDPQPTVGAIPATRPEPDLLDPIPNTHQDRRILDQMARERADLINQTLSEFKVQARVTDFARGPTVTRYEIEPAPGEKISRISGLSNDLARALAVGGVRVEAPVPGKSVIGLEVPNAEREPITFHAAIASKAFSDSKAKLPIVLGKSIDGEMYVGDLARMPHLLIAGSTGSGKSVCVNTLIVSLLYRYLPQELRFVMIDPKMVELTPYDGIPHLIRPVVTNPADAAGVLLGTVAHMERRYKMMSQVGAKNLEQYNAKMRQIGDPELPYMVIIIDELADLMITSPKEVESSIMRLAQMARATGMHLVLATQRPSVDILTSLIKVNVPARIAFAVSSSHDSRTILDNTGAERLTGQGDMLFYQPGLVKPVRLQGPYISEGETVRINDYLRRQFFEDWFGESYGTDFDGVDEAGGGPKANGPMDFSDPLLRQAAEICIEEGQGSVSRLQRRLSVGHARAGKLMDMLEAMGIVSKHQGSKPRDILISSADLPEFFGK; from the coding sequence GTGACCAAACGCATAAAATCCGCCAGCAAAAGCAAGAAAGTGCCTGTCAATCCCGGCAACCATGAGGTGTACGGGCTGGTGCTTTTTGCCGTCGCGCTCTTCTGCATGCTGTGCATTTATGCTCCCAGTCAGTACACCGGAGGACTGGGAACCTCTGTCCGGGATTACCTCAAAGACAACCTGGGCTGGGCCGCATATGCCATTCCCCTGTACCCCATCGTGTATGGGGTGCTGTTGTTCATGGAGAAGAGCCCCAAAAGCATTTCTCGCCCTGTGATCGCCAGTGTGATCTTGCTCATTTCAGGATTGCTGGCCAGCAACATCATCGATCCGCTGTCTGGAGGACAGTGGCTGGGGTACCTCACCGAGCCCATCCGCAAAAGCATCAGCTGGGGGGGTTTGCTGCTTCCCCTGATTGGGTTGACCCTGGGGGCAGAAGTGTTGCTTTTGCTTCCTCCATTCAGTTTGCTGATTGTGTTTTTCCGGCTGGTCACCACCCAGGTGATGGGTCTTGCCCAGACCACCGAATTGAATTCCCAGCAGCGCAAGCTTTACAGCAAATTGCGCGCCCAGGAGCAGGAACTCGAAGCGCTGATGGGGTTGTATCCCACCTCACAGGAACTCAAGGTCTGGCTGGGCACCCTCAGGAAAGCCAAAGTCAACATCCCGGATTTCACCCCAGAAGAAAAACTGCAGCTGGAAGAGGAACTCAGCAACACCCATGATTTGTTGCAGGATTTCTCCACCAAGAAAGCCCATGACATCACCGAGAAGCTGCAAGAAGAAGAATATCCGCTTCCCGAGCTTCCCCATGAACTGGAACGCCCCCTGCGTCTGGAGCTGCAAAGCGCTCAGCTGATGGAAGGGCACCGCACCCAGCTCAACCGGGAATATGCAGAGCTGCTGAACACCATCCGCAAGATGAACCGGGAGCGAGACCAGAACGTCAAAACCCTTTCGGGTCAGGTGAAATCCCACCACCTCAGGCAGGTGCTGTCCCAGCAGGAAAGCCGTTTGCTGTCCTGGAAGCAGACCAGCAAGGCCGTGGCTGCATGGCAACTGCAGGTGGACATCTTCCTGCCCTGGATGGATTTTCTGGTGGAGGTGGCCGCCCATGCCCAGGGTCTGGTGCTGGACAGCGAACTGGCCAAGAAACTCACCCAGAATTTCAAGAAAACCCTGCGTGAAATTGGCTGGTGGCAAAAGAGCCTGGAAAACCTGCAAGGCTCTCCCGCCGTTCCTGCAGCCAGAAATGAAGTGGCAGAGAATGTGGAATTCGATCTGGACTTCAGCAGCCTGGATTTCACTTTTGAAGATCCAACTCCTGTGCCTGCAGATCCCATGCCTGCTCCTGTTCCCACCCAGAACCGTTCTGCGTCTGCCCTGCCTGACCCGGATCCGGCCCCCTGGCTGGACCCTGAAGAAACCAAAGACACCGAAGCCTCCAACCCTCTGGAACCCGAGCAGACCAGAGCCAGCCTGCGGGACCCCCAGCCCACGGTCGGTGCCATTCCTGCCACCCGGCCCGAACCGGATCTGCTGGATCCCATCCCCAACACCCACCAGGACCGCCGCATTCTGGACCAGATGGCCAGAGAACGGGCAGATTTGATCAACCAGACCCTTTCTGAGTTCAAGGTGCAGGCCCGCGTGACGGATTTTGCCCGTGGACCCACGGTCACCCGTTATGAAATTGAACCTGCTCCCGGAGAGAAGATTTCCCGCATTTCAGGCCTGAGCAATGACCTTGCACGGGCACTGGCCGTGGGGGGCGTGCGTGTGGAAGCCCCCGTTCCAGGCAAGAGCGTGATCGGTCTGGAAGTGCCCAATGCTGAACGGGAACCCATCACCTTCCATGCGGCCATTGCCTCCAAGGCTTTCAGTGATTCCAAGGCCAAATTGCCCATCGTGCTGGGCAAAAGCATTGATGGCGAGATGTACGTGGGGGATCTGGCCCGCATGCCCCACCTCTTGATTGCAGGATCCACGGGGTCCGGGAAATCGGTGTGCGTGAACACCCTGATTGTGAGCCTGCTCTACCGGTACCTGCCCCAGGAACTGCGTTTTGTGATGATCGACCCCAAGATGGTGGAACTGACCCCCTACGACGGGATTCCCCACCTGATCCGTCCGGTGGTCACCAATCCTGCAGATGCCGCCGGGGTGCTGCTGGGAACCGTGGCCCACATGGAACGGCGATACAAGATGATGAGCCAGGTCGGGGCCAAGAACCTGGAACAGTACAACGCCAAGATGCGTCAGATTGGCGACCCGGAACTGCCTTACATGGTGATCATCATTGACGAGCTGGCAGATTTGATGATCACCAGCCCCAAAGAAGTGGAAAGCTCCATCATGCGGCTGGCCCAGATGGCCCGCGCCACCGGAATGCACCTTGTGCTGGCCACCCAGCGCCCCAGTGTGGACATCCTGACCAGCCTGATCAAGGTGAACGTGCCTGCCCGCATTGCCTTTGCGGTGTCCAGCAGCCACGATTCCCGCACCATCCTGGACAACACTGGTGCCGAACGCCTGACCGGTCAGGGTGACATGCTGTTCTATCAGCCCGGGCTGGTCAAGCCTGTGCGTTTGCAAGGTCCCTACATCTCTGAAGGCGAAACCGTGCGCATCAACGACTACCTGCGCCGCCAGTTCTTCGAGGACTGGTTCGGGGAGTCTTATGGCACCGATTTCGATGGTGTGGATGAAGCGGGTGGAGGCCCCAAAGCCAATGGCCCGATGGATTTCTCCGATCCCCTGCTGCGTCAGGCTGCAGAGATTTGCATTGAAGAAGGCCAGGGCAGCGTGTCCCGCCTGCAACGCCGCCTGAGCGTGGGCCACGCCCGTGCAGGCAAGCTGATGGACATGCTGGAAGCCATGGGCATTGTCAGCAAACACCAGGGCTCCAAACCACGGGACATCCTGATTTCCAGCGCAGACCTCCCGGAGTTCTTTGGCAAGTGA
- a CDS encoding Mov34/MPN/PAD-1 family protein, translating to MILRIPEVLWKELWSHAFRDAPRECVGLLAGVGNLVQAVYPLINVAPDPTRNYFADPQRLLRAMKVMQSEGLELLGIYHSHPQGPSVPSMTDVRNAEYDVPYLILNLREGEIGAYLLPSQEQVVVQVA from the coding sequence GTGATCCTGCGTATTCCAGAAGTGCTGTGGAAAGAACTGTGGTCCCATGCATTCAGAGATGCCCCCAGAGAATGCGTGGGCCTCCTGGCTGGAGTGGGAAATCTGGTCCAGGCGGTGTACCCCCTGATCAATGTGGCCCCGGACCCCACCCGAAATTATTTTGCCGATCCTCAACGCCTCCTGCGGGCCATGAAAGTCATGCAATCCGAAGGACTGGAACTGCTGGGCATCTACCACTCCCACCCTCAGGGTCCCAGTGTCCCCAGCATGACCGATGTGCGCAATGCCGAATACGACGTGCCTTACCTGATCCTCAACCTCCGGGAAGGAGAAATTGGAGCTTACCTGCTGCCCAGCCAGGAGCAGGTGGTGGTGCAGGTGGCCTGA
- a CDS encoding LysM peptidoglycan-binding domain-containing protein, translating into MRSNLSVLGVLLLLSAAQAGSYTVQKNDTLYSLSRRFGLSVEELMKLNHLDAPNIALGQVLQVPDVKIETKPDIKSDIKTDIKVTPEVKTLSPAPKEHIVARQETLFGIARKYGIKLEDLKRWNTLTSNEIAIGQVLKLQGDAGNSGPGAPATSTADRSPSKTETAKTESSKTEAAKTDPVKTSVKNEVKASSGSKTQGVKSDVVKTPSKAETAKTEPVKVETTKTPVKTSTAETKTTNKTETAKTPVTTSKTEPTKTEVLKTETAKTEPVKVESTKTPVKTSTAETTKSGSAKTEPLKTETAKTTEPPKTEPLKAEPKEAKVKPVLSGAITYVVERGDTLYALARRFEVTVDELMAWNALDSSTLGVGQSLQLIARVQPVPTPASDPVMVKTPAVIEDVKASSKEPAKEPVKEAAREPVKVASTLKPAEADQMTIKPVQVVDNAVVIAPVSNPERHIVQKGDTLSVLARKYSTTVGALQEANSLTDTNLRVGQVLILPSTIKSIPEPSSLVNIVGATPNPWRDYAMSLLNIPYVYGGANPDKGLDCSGFTLLVMQQAGVQLPRTSMEQSQIGEVVDRSDLKEGDLIFFDTLGHGVSHVGIYLGDNQFIHANSYLERVSIDDITNTYYARRVVGVRRVLSPLTAAQQ; encoded by the coding sequence ATGCGTTCCAACCTCAGTGTTTTGGGTGTTCTTTTGTTGCTCTCCGCCGCCCAGGCGGGCAGTTATACCGTTCAGAAGAACGATACACTTTACAGCCTCTCAAGACGCTTCGGCCTGAGTGTCGAAGAACTCATGAAACTGAACCATTTAGACGCACCAAACATTGCCCTTGGACAGGTCCTGCAGGTGCCTGATGTCAAAATCGAAACCAAACCCGACATCAAATCCGACATCAAAACCGACATCAAGGTCACTCCAGAAGTCAAAACCCTTTCCCCGGCCCCAAAAGAACACATTGTGGCCAGACAGGAAACCCTGTTTGGCATTGCCAGAAAATACGGCATCAAACTGGAAGACCTCAAACGCTGGAACACCCTGACCAGCAATGAAATTGCCATTGGTCAGGTGTTGAAACTGCAGGGAGATGCAGGAAATTCTGGACCAGGTGCTCCTGCAACCAGCACTGCAGACAGAAGCCCCAGCAAAACCGAGACCGCAAAGACTGAATCCAGCAAAACCGAAGCTGCAAAAACCGATCCAGTCAAAACCAGTGTCAAGAATGAAGTCAAAGCATCTTCTGGCAGCAAAACACAAGGGGTCAAATCTGACGTGGTGAAAACCCCCAGCAAGGCCGAGACAGCAAAAACCGAACCGGTCAAAGTTGAAACAACCAAAACCCCAGTCAAAACCAGCACAGCTGAAACCAAAACAACCAACAAGACCGAAACTGCAAAGACCCCCGTTACCACCAGCAAAACCGAGCCAACAAAGACTGAAGTCCTAAAAACCGAGACAGCAAAAACCGAACCGGTCAAAGTCGAATCAACCAAAACCCCAGTCAAAACCAGCACAGCTGAAACAACAAAATCGGGATCAGCAAAGACTGAACCCCTCAAAACCGAAACAGCAAAAACCACTGAACCACCCAAAACCGAACCCCTCAAAGCCGAACCCAAAGAAGCAAAGGTCAAACCTGTGCTGAGCGGAGCCATCACTTATGTGGTGGAACGGGGAGACACCCTTTATGCACTGGCCCGCAGATTTGAGGTCACTGTGGATGAGTTGATGGCCTGGAATGCCCTGGACAGCAGCACACTGGGGGTGGGTCAGTCCCTGCAATTGATTGCCAGGGTGCAACCTGTTCCCACGCCTGCCTCCGATCCTGTCATGGTCAAAACCCCGGCAGTCATCGAAGACGTCAAAGCTTCCAGCAAAGAGCCTGCAAAAGAACCTGTAAAAGAAGCAGCCAGAGAGCCTGTAAAAGTGGCCTCCACCCTCAAACCTGCTGAAGCAGATCAGATGACCATCAAACCTGTGCAGGTGGTGGACAATGCTGTGGTGATTGCCCCGGTCAGCAACCCTGAACGGCACATTGTGCAAAAAGGAGACACCCTCAGCGTGCTGGCCCGCAAGTATTCCACCACTGTGGGGGCATTGCAAGAGGCCAACAGCCTGACCGACACCAACCTGAGGGTGGGACAGGTGCTGATTTTGCCCAGCACCATCAAGAGCATTCCTGAGCCTTCCAGTCTGGTGAACATTGTGGGCGCCACCCCCAACCCCTGGCGGGATTACGCCATGAGCCTGCTGAACATCCCTTATGTTTATGGGGGCGCAAACCCCGACAAGGGGCTGGACTGCAGTGGATTCACCTTGCTGGTGATGCAGCAGGCAGGCGTTCAACTCCCCAGAACCAGCATGGAACAATCCCAGATTGGTGAAGTGGTGGACCGTTCGGACCTGAAAGAAGGCGATTTGATCTTTTTTGACACCCTGGGGCACGGGGTGTCCCATGTGGGCATTTACCTGGGAGACAACCAGTTCATTCATGCAAACAGCTATCTGGAACGGGTGTCCATTGATGACATCACCAACACCTATTACGCCAGACGGGTGGTGGGGGTGCGTCGGGTGCTGTCTCCGCTGACTGCTGCACAGCAATGA
- a CDS encoding MFS transporter, producing MNGLQQWQKRTFQALVHTDFRVYWYSQILSLLASWIQTTALSYLVLELTSSSQVLGWVNVVQFTPTLLFSLFAGALLDRISKKAVLQGTQVAFMLIAVVSGLLIHSGSITLPLIFVMSALSGFTNAFNMPARQSLLAEFVPREALPNAVALNSLAFNTSRTIGQALFGLVVPLGVYLLAGGDEHDLSRLAFPFYLNAVTFLAVMFIQAQLHWKDPEPQIQQGMLGRIAEGLRYVKSSPKVKFIMLLIGVVSITVINFNILIPYFAKQVFHLREAAFGGLSAAFGVGCMMGALWQASKPRPERNLRYAAVALPFTNMLFALSPNLMLAAGALVLCGFAMMSCLVSANSMIQLSIPHELRGRVMSLYTTVLVGTAPIGSALEGYVIATNGPFGPHLGVMVLSSIGFLLVGWLLYSYRQALK from the coding sequence ATGAATGGCTTGCAGCAGTGGCAGAAACGCACTTTTCAGGCCCTGGTTCACACCGATTTCAGGGTGTACTGGTACTCCCAGATCCTGAGTTTGCTGGCCAGCTGGATTCAGACCACCGCCCTGTCTTATCTGGTTCTGGAACTGACCTCGTCCAGTCAGGTGCTGGGATGGGTCAATGTGGTGCAGTTCACCCCGACCCTGCTGTTTTCGCTGTTTGCTGGAGCATTGCTGGACCGCATTTCCAAGAAAGCTGTTTTGCAGGGCACGCAGGTGGCTTTCATGCTGATTGCAGTGGTGTCCGGGTTGCTGATTCACAGCGGCTCCATCACCCTGCCCCTGATTTTTGTGATGTCTGCCCTTTCCGGGTTCACCAATGCTTTTAACATGCCTGCTCGCCAGTCCCTGCTGGCCGAATTTGTGCCCAGAGAAGCCCTGCCCAATGCGGTGGCCCTCAACAGCCTGGCGTTCAACACCTCCAGAACCATCGGTCAGGCGCTGTTTGGTCTGGTGGTGCCGCTGGGGGTCTATTTGCTGGCTGGAGGGGATGAGCATGACCTCAGCCGACTGGCTTTTCCTTTCTACCTGAACGCCGTGACGTTTCTGGCGGTGATGTTCATTCAGGCACAACTGCACTGGAAGGACCCCGAACCCCAGATCCAGCAGGGCATGCTGGGCCGCATTGCCGAGGGACTGCGGTACGTGAAATCCAGCCCTAAAGTGAAATTCATTATGCTTTTGATTGGGGTGGTCTCCATCACGGTGATCAACTTCAACATCCTGATTCCCTACTTTGCCAAACAGGTGTTTCACCTCAGGGAAGCGGCTTTTGGGGGCCTCAGTGCGGCTTTCGGTGTCGGTTGCATGATGGGTGCCCTCTGGCAGGCCAGCAAACCCAGACCCGAGCGCAACCTCAGGTATGCAGCTGTGGCGTTGCCTTTCACCAACATGCTTTTTGCCCTCAGCCCCAACCTGATGCTGGCTGCAGGTGCACTGGTGCTCTGCGGCTTTGCCATGATGAGCTGTCTGGTCAGCGCCAACAGCATGATCCAGCTTTCCATTCCCCATGAACTGCGGGGCCGGGTGATGAGCCTCTACACCACCGTGCTGGTGGGCACGGCGCCCATTGGATCGGCGCTGGAAGGCTATGTCATTGCCACCAACGGTCCGTTTGGACCGCATCTGGGTGTGATGGTCCTCAGCTCCATTGGCTTTTTGCTGGTGGGATGGTTGCTGTACAGTTACCGTCAGGCTCTGAAATAA
- a CDS encoding SLC13 family permease translates to MTTEQLLMLVLLVVALVFFSFELLAVDVTALLILALLIVFGLIKPQEAFQTFGSETVVVIAGLFVLTRTLLKTGVIEGIGTALQKHLGKRVKWVLRLMLAVIAAVSGFVSNTATAAVFLPFMLSLTHKLNLNPSKTLMPLAFASILGGTITVIGTSTNLVVSGILPKFQQKPFAFFELAWIGVPMTLLGLAYLWFVAPRLLPERSTDIDVNYQLRDYLADLTLPEGHPYHQKTLRETGLGETYQLWVLAVRRGDHLIQSPGSGFVILTGDTLLLEGSSANLMRAKSALGLVTKAEENASPSSLKLVELLVMPRSPLLGRTLKEHGFREKYGCTVLGFHRLQKTVIAPVARTRFQVGDVLLVQGTPEQAERLKSNFVLIDDVSETVREHRKAPLAVLGFLFPILMGAFGWMPFSSAILISVVVMLIFRVISPEESYSTIEWPVLALIAAMLAFGVAFQDTGTAKAIAGLLADWVRPLGPYGILAAFYLLTVVLTQPMSNQAAALVVLPLALGVASELGYNPRTFAIAITIAASNSFITPLEPASLLVFGPGRYKFMDFVKVGLPLTLLAFVLGMVIIPWKWPF, encoded by the coding sequence ATGACCACAGAACAACTCCTGATGCTGGTGCTGCTGGTGGTGGCACTGGTGTTTTTTTCTTTTGAACTGCTGGCCGTGGATGTCACCGCACTGCTGATCCTGGCCCTTCTGATCGTTTTTGGCCTGATCAAACCCCAAGAGGCCTTTCAGACTTTCGGGTCTGAAACCGTGGTGGTGATTGCAGGTCTCTTTGTGCTGACCCGCACCCTGCTGAAAACCGGGGTGATCGAAGGCATCGGCACGGCCTTGCAAAAACACCTGGGGAAGCGGGTCAAATGGGTGCTGCGCCTGATGCTGGCCGTGATTGCAGCCGTTTCTGGTTTTGTCTCCAACACCGCCACCGCCGCCGTTTTTTTGCCATTCATGCTCAGCCTGACCCACAAATTGAACCTCAACCCCTCCAAAACCCTGATGCCTCTGGCCTTTGCCAGCATTCTGGGAGGCACCATCACGGTGATTGGGACCAGCACCAACCTGGTGGTTTCCGGAATCCTGCCCAAATTCCAGCAAAAACCCTTTGCTTTCTTTGAGCTGGCCTGGATCGGGGTGCCCATGACCCTGCTGGGACTGGCCTACCTGTGGTTTGTGGCTCCACGTTTGCTGCCAGAACGCAGCACCGACATTGATGTCAATTACCAGCTGCGGGATTATCTGGCAGACCTGACCCTGCCAGAAGGACACCCCTACCACCAGAAAACCCTGCGGGAAACCGGTCTGGGAGAAACCTACCAGTTGTGGGTGCTGGCGGTCCGGCGGGGGGACCACCTGATCCAGTCTCCAGGCTCTGGTTTTGTGATCCTGACTGGAGACACTTTGCTGCTGGAAGGCAGCAGTGCCAACCTGATGCGGGCCAAATCCGCCCTGGGCCTGGTCACCAAAGCCGAAGAAAACGCCAGCCCCAGCTCCCTGAAACTGGTGGAATTGCTGGTGATGCCCCGCTCTCCCCTGCTGGGCCGCACCCTCAAAGAACATGGGTTCCGGGAAAAATACGGCTGCACCGTGCTGGGTTTTCACCGCCTGCAAAAAACCGTGATTGCTCCGGTGGCCCGCACCCGCTTCCAGGTGGGAGATGTCCTGCTGGTGCAGGGCACCCCGGAGCAGGCCGAGCGTCTGAAAAGCAATTTCGTGCTGATCGATGATGTCTCCGAAACCGTGCGGGAACACCGCAAAGCCCCTCTGGCTGTGCTGGGTTTTCTGTTCCCCATCCTGATGGGCGCTTTCGGGTGGATGCCCTTCTCCTCTGCCATTTTGATCAGCGTGGTGGTGATGTTGATTTTCCGGGTCATCTCTCCTGAAGAAAGCTACAGCACCATCGAATGGCCGGTGCTGGCCCTGATTGCAGCCATGCTGGCTTTCGGGGTGGCTTTTCAGGACACTGGAACGGCAAAAGCCATCGCAGGTCTGCTGGCAGACTGGGTGAGACCTCTCGGACCTTACGGCATTCTGGCTGCGTTCTACCTGCTGACGGTGGTGCTGACCCAGCCCATGTCCAACCAGGCCGCTGCACTGGTGGTGCTGCCCCTGGCCCTCGGGGTGGCCAGCGAACTGGGTTACAACCCCCGCACCTTCGCCATTGCCATCACCATTGCCGCCAGCAACAGCTTCATCACCCCCCTGGAGCCCGCCAGCCTGCTGGTGTTCGGTCCTGGACGCTACAAGTTCATGGATTTTGTAAAAGTGGGTTTGCCCCTGACGCTGCTGGCGTTTGTGTTGGGGATGGTGATCATCCCGTGGAAGTGGCCGTTTTGA
- a CDS encoding [LysW]-lysine hydrolase, translating to MSIELLRHAVAIPSVSYHESEVAHYLADYMSKNGFNNTQVDVSGSAVGMRGSGPLTVVLLGHIDTVPGDIQVRIEDGKLYGRGSVDAKGSFCTFVSAVQQLPENALQKARFVCVGATEEEAPTSRGARHAVTQHQPDFIFIGEPSAWDAITLGYKGRLICKAEITKDNFHTAGDGTSASDDVVEFCTRVKKWAQDWGEKHNATGAFNTISVMVQSIHGDADGMEQVARATIGLRLPPGLHPTEAQHQIFEHRLPGMHLNFMGHEVPYRGEKDTPISRALRIAIREMGGTPKFKVKTGTSDMNVVAPHWDAPMVAYGPGDSGLDHTPFEHLELAEYEKAIEVLKRALIKLVGA from the coding sequence ATGAGCATCGAGCTGCTCAGGCACGCTGTGGCCATTCCCAGCGTGTCCTACCATGAATCCGAAGTGGCCCATTATCTGGCCGATTACATGTCCAAAAACGGCTTTAACAACACCCAGGTGGATGTTTCTGGCAGTGCGGTCGGAATGCGTGGCTCCGGTCCCCTGACCGTGGTGCTGCTGGGGCACATCGACACGGTTCCTGGAGACATTCAGGTGCGAATTGAAGACGGCAAACTGTACGGGCGCGGTTCCGTGGATGCCAAAGGCAGCTTCTGCACCTTTGTCAGCGCCGTTCAACAGCTTCCCGAAAATGCCCTGCAAAAAGCCCGCTTTGTGTGCGTCGGAGCCACCGAGGAAGAGGCCCCCACCTCCAGAGGGGCCAGACATGCGGTCACACAGCACCAGCCGGATTTCATTTTCATTGGGGAGCCCAGCGCCTGGGATGCAATTACGCTGGGGTACAAAGGCCGCCTGATCTGCAAAGCAGAAATCACCAAAGACAACTTTCACACCGCTGGAGACGGCACCAGTGCTTCTGACGATGTGGTGGAGTTCTGCACCCGCGTGAAAAAGTGGGCACAGGACTGGGGTGAAAAACACAACGCCACAGGGGCCTTCAACACCATCTCGGTGATGGTGCAAAGCATTCATGGAGACGCAGACGGCATGGAACAGGTGGCCCGCGCCACCATCGGCCTCAGGCTTCCTCCGGGACTCCATCCCACTGAAGCCCAGCACCAGATTTTTGAGCACCGCCTTCCTGGAATGCACCTGAATTTCATGGGCCATGAAGTGCCCTACCGGGGAGAAAAAGACACCCCCATCAGCCGCGCTTTGCGCATCGCCATTCGCGAGATGGGCGGCACCCCCAAATTCAAAGTCAAAACCGGCACCAGCGACATGAACGTGGTGGCCCCCCACTGGGATGCCCCCATGGTGGCTTACGGTCCGGGAGACTCTGGATTGGATCACACACCGTTTGAACACCTTGAACTTGCAGAATACGAAAAAGCCATTGAAGTGCTGAAAAGGGCATTGATCAAACTCGTTGGTGCCTGA
- a CDS encoding glycerophosphodiester phosphodiesterase yields MKRLGHRGTPRTHRENTLEGFQNALICGLDGIELDTQPTRDGQMVVFHDEHLPDGRLLASLTWQEIQQEFPFVPLLSDVLGWAKDHPGFLINVELKNDSNVSDGREKHLMEVLKKYGMHEQMVISSFNPISLVRLYALDSSYRLGFLYDGEHGLEWLATVGLHLPLYSLHPHHTQVTEDLLSAARNNKKQVFTWTVNDLALMQKFKAWGLDAVIGDVPEVLLGEG; encoded by the coding sequence ATGAAACGCCTCGGACACCGCGGAACCCCCCGAACCCACCGTGAGAACACCCTCGAAGGCTTCCAGAACGCCCTGATTTGTGGTCTGGATGGCATCGAACTGGACACCCAGCCCACCCGTGACGGCCAGATGGTGGTGTTTCACGATGAGCACCTGCCCGATGGTCGCCTGCTGGCCTCTTTGACCTGGCAGGAGATCCAGCAGGAATTCCCTTTTGTCCCCTTGCTCTCCGATGTGCTGGGCTGGGCAAAAGACCACCCAGGTTTTCTGATCAACGTCGAACTGAAAAACGACTCCAACGTCTCTGATGGTCGGGAAAAACACCTGATGGAAGTGCTGAAAAAATACGGCATGCACGAGCAAATGGTGATCAGCAGCTTCAATCCCATCAGCCTGGTGCGGCTGTACGCCCTGGACAGCAGTTACCGTCTGGGCTTCCTGTATGACGGCGAGCACGGTCTGGAATGGCTGGCCACCGTGGGTCTGCATTTGCCCCTCTACAGCTTGCACCCCCACCACACCCAGGTGACGGAAGACCTGCTGTCAGCAGCCCGCAACAACAAAAAACAGGTTTTCACCTGGACGGTGAATGACCTGGCTCTGATGCAAAAATTCAAGGCCTGGGGCCTGGATGCTGTGATCGGGGATGTGCCGGAGGTGCTTCTGGGAGAGGGGTGA